The Solanum lycopersicum chromosome 6, SLM_r2.1 genome has a window encoding:
- the LOC138349256 gene encoding uncharacterized protein, producing MREAKVVEFINLRLGGMSVHEYCLKFTKLSKYAPSFVSNPRDGMSRFMTGVSDDLQEKFHSAMLHDNMNISRLMGHSTHVEESRSRRKSNDSKRERSFDGGSSKNRLEIQDNPRFKKRVSSLVPSKFQKSSGDRVSNPKPRSGMVLIHQLRSQLEKSVARNTMGIALRGRIFAMVVVKVGIRLGISQI from the coding sequence atgagggaggcaaaagtggtggagttcatcaaccttcgcctaggaggtatgagtgttcatgaatactgcttgaaattcactaagttgtcgaaatatgctccttcttttgtTTCCAATCCTAGAGATGGAATGAGCCGCTTTATGACGGGGGTGTCTGATGATTTGCAAGAGAAGTTTCATTCCGCTATGCTACAcgacaatatgaacatttctcgtcTTATGGGCCATTCCACACATGTAGAAGAGTCAAGGTCTAGAAGGAAGAGTAATGATTCTAAGAGGgaaagatcttttgatggaggttcttcaaagaataggcttgagatacaagacaatcctagatttaagaagcggGTTTCAAGTCTAGTCCCTTCCAAGTTTCAAAAatctagtggtgatagggtgtctaaccctaaaccaAGAAGTGGAATGGTACTAATTCACCAACTGAGAAGCCAACTTGAGaaaagtgtggcaagaaacaCTATGGGGATTGCCTTAAGGGGACGGATATTTGCTAtggttgtggtaaaagtgggcATAAGGTTAGGGATTTCCCAAATATGA